The window AAAACTACTGTTTCCAccgttttttaaataaagtgctaaaataaactttaattcCCTCTTTCAGCACAATGGAGTGGACAAATCAACATGATACATTATTCTTGAGAGAGGTCAGGGGATCAGATCTTTTTGAAACCAGAAAGGGGAGCCCGGAGAGAGGAAAATTGTGGGATGAGATTGCCACAAGACTCAATAACCTCACCCAATGCAAATTCAATGTGAACAAAAGGTCGTTGAGAGATAGGCTCAATCTTCTAATGTccaaattcaaagcaaaaaatagggaagaagaaagagcaagtggTATTAGTCCAGAAATACAAGAGATAGATACTCTGCTGGAGGAGCTGTGTGAAAAAGAGGAAGAAGCTAAAAGTAAGCCTTCGACtggcaacaaaaagcaaagccTTCAGAAAGAGAAGGCAACTGCTGAAGAAATGCGGTACAAGGCAATGGAAACCATGGGAGAAACTCAAAAACGAGTGGAGAAAACAAATGGAGTGGTTCCAGCAAAGAAAAGCAGGAAAAGTACAGGAGATGCTATTGGATACTTGCAAAAGAAAGCAGAAGAAGAGATGGCattaaaaagagaagaaattgaaataaGAAAGCAGGAAGAGGCAAGAGGATCTCGTATATCAGAGCAGCAAACAAAAATGCAGCAAGATATGCTAAAGATTATTcagcaacaacaagaagaacagCATAGACAGCAGCAAAGAAACCAACAGCAAACAGTACAGTTTATGCAGTCTATGTTAAACCAGCAGCAGCAGCAATCACAGGCTATGTTAGCTTTGATTGAGAGGTTGGCTCCCAAGGAAAAGCgttaacatttttttattgcaactTCTCTTTTTCAACTATGGCACCATTGTAATTTTTCTCTTGTTAGTGACATAATTTTGCATTCAACTGTTCTTTTAACTCCATTTCTGCTAGAGTGGTAGTTGATTGTTgagttatcattatcataatcacatttttttttagtttcattgATCCAGTTTGAATTTAGCTGTATTATGCATGTGTCAATCAGGTGATTACCCTATCAGAATACAGGCTATGAAAATATGTCATATATTAAATTGAGTCAAGTGATTATTGAAAGCCCTGACTACCttgcaaaatataaatttgatttgattttttgaactgacaaaaattattgtattgtgAAAAGGTTTATTTCTTCAATACTTACATTTGTGTAAACAATGTATACCTTGTTAAACTTGATATTAGAGATGCCTCAACTTTGAAAGTACTTGCCTTTATCAGCATTaaactgggcccagttgttcaaatggcGGAAAGTGCTCCTCCTCTAAAGAAATCGTTATAGTGATTTATGTGCTGGATAACACTATCtgacttttgaacaactgagcaTTGAACTAAATGGCATGCCATTTGTCGTATAAGTGGATGCCATAGTAACAActgctttcattttttgtggAACAATATGTCTGCTTTGTATAATACAATGTATGATCTTTTATAGGTTGTGCTGTTTCCCAAAgcagggggggtggggtgggcggGGAGGTTTTAGTCTAGATtagggaaaccaggaattgccaCTAAAACTAAAAATCAAATCGACAAGTTTGAATTTACGCAACTTAGCCGAaaagctactctaggatagtgGCAAAGGGATTTTGGGAAGTTAAGTCTAGTAGaaggtagcaaaattcagctgaactagctctggtatagatTAAGGATTCCAGGGTCCCAGCAGGACACTCCCCCACAAAAAATCCTAAAGTaccaccaccccctccccccaccccccagggCTGATTCTGGGAGGAAAGTGTTGACCAGTTGTGTGACCAGGCAGTAACCGAATAAATATAGCGAATGTTTTAGGTCACCTGAAATACTCCTGGAGGCTTGGGGGGTCTAATTCAAAAAATTCTGAGGTTTGATTACCATATAGGCATGATAGGGCATTTCGCATGAGAGCACATACGACATATGTTTTACCAATATTACTTAAGCCAACTTTTaggttctttttaaaatcaaggaatttaaaatagtttaaaatgtCTCCAAATAGCCACTCCACTGACACTCGAACAGAGCTCATGGATCCATTGAACATCTCCATCTGAGGTGTGAGAGCAGCACCTTGGAATGGTCCTTGCAGGTGAACCCTGAGGGGATATGCAGGATCCCCATATATGCATAGAGGCTGACCCCCTGTCGAAAATGCATGGCGTTCCAAGTCATGCAAGAGACCAGATTCTGCCAGCATACCTGCATCATGCCTTTTGCCCTCTGGAAGAAGAAGTTAAAAGTATTAGGTTTGTTTCATGGaatatcattgtttttcatCATGCAACGCTTCTGTAAAATGGTGTCATGAGATCAACCTTTCATTGCCCTGATCACTACAGGCGTTTGTCGTAGATTATACTATAAAACAGACACTTGAAGGGGGAAACAACTACCCTCCGAAATCATGTTTGTACCTTTTCCGTTTGAGTTGCTATTTTCATAAACCTGACATTTAGTTATAAATAAGAGCAAGTTAAAAAGATCTTTACCTACGGGGCCGTAAAGGTTTGCGATCAATCCATTCGGTAAGGCAACAGATTGGAATTTAATGGCGTGCACCCGTTTATGACCATTATACATCATCCTCTGGTGCTCGTCTGGTCTGGCTATAGGTCTCACAGTGccatcaacaaagccaaaacagTTCTGGAGAGCAGCCCCTTTAGCGTGAACTGATCGAGCATAAGTATCCAATGCAGGTGGGTTAAGCAGTGCGTCATTCCACCGGGTTATGCGATGTCCATGGATGGTGTAAATATAATCAATCACATGATTTGTGACCATGGATAGCACCGGTACTGGTTTGCCGAAACGAGGTACCATGTCGCCAAATCTACAAGGATAGGCGAGCCGTCTTAGGAGTATGCAAAGGCCTTCCATTCCACTTACTATGCTTCCCTGGCGTAGTTTGAAGGTAGGTGGGATCTGCAAGGCTTCTGCCAGAGTCGGAAggtcttttttctcaaacctaAATTCGGCCTTACACTCTGCCTCACTCATGTTGTTCAGGTCAAAGCAAGCGTACTCGTAGTAAGGAAAACTTGGATTTCTCGACGGAAACATGTCGTAAAGGAGAACGAAATCTTCATCGTTGATCAAATTAGCGTCGTAGTAAAGAATGAGAAGTTGTCGAAAATCTTCAAATGCGGCCATGTTACAAACAAAAGCGATTGAATCTCAGAAAGTACAGCCGATGTACTCGACGAAGTCTCGGACGCCGTCATGAGAATCttaagcaaattaattttggCGCGAGAACGGCAACCTCTGGCCCAGTCCACCTGGGCTGTCACGTCGCCGTCACCGCGAAAACGTCCgcatcttaagctccctattgactgCCTCTCGACGGCTGCTGCTCTGAGACTTTTTTTACACCTGTTTTCCTTGCGGTGTGGTTCGTCAAATTTTTGTTGCTTTTCTGCAGTGGTGTGTTCTTAACGACGCTCTTCGTCATATTGTCGATGCTGTTTATGCCGAGCCGTTGTTTTTTGTACCAAACATTAGTTTTGGGGTTTTCGATTGGTGTTTCCGTCTTCCCCTCAAGCCAAAATGTTGAGTCAAGATCCACCACATTGTCTGAGAAAGAACTCTTGGACTACCCTCACCGAGACTTTGTTCTATCCacagaatttcttcttcctcggTTCAGTATCAGTGCGCTCGCAGTTTTGGGTCTCTTGCCTTGCCTTGTTGTTGAAGACACTTCACTTTTCCCTCAAGTACCAATTTTCGACTGATGGAACTCTCTATCTCGTATTGTAAAGTACTTGTAGCCATTGTGTTTTAAATAGCGGTCGAGGGCCGGCTGCCAGCATTGATTTTAAACTCTCAGGTTCGTACTCAAACCTGTCTTTTGTACGTATTTCTGTGTAGAAGGTTTGCAACATTTTATCGAGTTGTTCGTATTCGTACTCTTCCATTTTTGGTTTACTTTTCTTTCAGTCGTCCATTCAACCAGATCTGTGTAGCTTttaacgtgtttttgttttttgcacttttttaaagttgctcaaagatgttttggtttgacaaagAAAACCGACTGTCAGCCTTTGTTTCCGTAGCAACTTTCGTATTGCACTCCATAACCTCTTTTGGCACTCTAAAACACATtaatgcattcgtcattgaccaatcagaaacgcgatatctTTTGCGTGTATAATAGTACATAATACATTAAGCCCTGTTGCTCCGGAAGGTAACGGAAACACCTGCCGTCCCTGGGAACAACCAAAAGTAACTTGTGAAATTCACATGAACAAATCGCGACCATCACCCCACTAACGTGCACCCTGTCTGTCGTCTCGTTTTCTCTTGGTTTTACCACAGTTTGCAAGGTATTTCAGGGTCCTACATAGCTTATCAGCTCTGAACTGCTTGGATTTCTGTCTGTTAAAGTTGTCCGGTAAAGTTAATGCGTTCAGTTTCCTAGCTAACAAggtgattttctaaagaaactctGTTACTGCGTTAGTGGGTGAGTGAAGAACGCAAATTGGGTTGTTCAGTTGGCCGAAGGAGGTGATTGTTAATAACAGAAAAATTAACCATTGAGGTATAAAGCTAAGGAAGGTTTTGGTTTAGATGGAGAGACGGAGAACAAAGAAACATTAAAACGGCAAGTTATTTTTCGTGTAACTTATGTCCCCACAGAATCAATAAAGGCGTCTTATTCCATTAACTTGTCAACgttcttgttttaatttcttgtcACTATgcgagggtctcaatggggttaaccgataGGCGTAAAAGAGCCAAAATTAGCCGATAACTGTAAATGCCAccaccccattgagaccctcctaTGCTCTTACCAATAACGTTGCTTCACTTTGCCAAACAAAACTCTTCACAACCTACTATCCCTTATGTTTTTCCGGGCAACCGTTCGAGACGTTCCGATCTCTCTACTGTGGCCAATATATACATATCGGCTGTATTGATACACAACCAAACTTCCGGTTAGCACCTCAGTTTCCGCCTAAAACCATAAGAGTAGGTCCTGTCAGGACCAATTGTACTTTACAGCTAATTATGAAGCTATGGTACCTTGCAAACTTTCGTTACAATGTGTCCCCGTGTATCCAGTATGACAGAGGCATTCGTATCCATTTTCTGTATTATGACAGCTGCCGTTATAGCAAGGATCACTCAGACAAGAGTCAATTGCTAGAAGGAAACAACAAAATCATGATTCCTTTTGTTAATTAACAACAGTATACCGAAGtagaggtggctagtggtgatTTCCTGACTGCTTTAGAACGTACTAAAACAGTAAGATAATACGGCACAAAGTAAGTTTAAGTAATTTATTCCTGCGATGATTACagtattttcgggcgcaaaacCCGGGCAAGTTGTTAGGAAGTGAATAGCTATCCACTCTTTACTAAGAAGTATAGTATATTAAGAAGtgttagtattagtattagtattagtattagtagtattagtagtattagtagtattagtagtagtagtattaagaAGTAGTATATTATGAGTTAAAGGTTGATATGGAGATTAATCTCGGTCAATAAAGGAGAAGTAAATATATACCAAGTGAAAATCTCTGACCATTCGTTTTACTGGTCTTTGCATGCTCCTCCTTGAAATACATCCATGAACGATCACATCCGTTTTTCATAGCATGTAATATATCACATCATTATACTAAACGTTTTCTTTCAAACGCGAAcgataacattttttttctttatcaagTTAGCCCTCATTCCATTTTCCTATCACTGAGTGTTCCACGCACACCAAGGTAGAAACGTTCTGAAACCACAAGGCGGTGACGtctatgcaaaatactgtgAATCCTTCTATGTGACTGCGTTGGAAAGAAC of the Montipora capricornis isolate CH-2021 chromosome 7, ASM3666992v2, whole genome shotgun sequence genome contains:
- the LOC138058201 gene encoding golgin subfamily A member 6-like protein 2, translating into MTEDSEASSVKTKQSNTMEWTNQHDTLFLREVRGSDLFETRKGSPERGKLWDEIATRLNNLTQCKFNVNKRSLRDRLNLLMSKFKAKNREEERASGISPEIQEIDTLLEELCEKEEEAKSKPSTGNKKQSLQKEKATAEEMRYKAMETMGETQKRVEKTNGVVPAKKSRKSTGDAIGYLQKKAEEEMALKREEIEIRKQEEARGSRISEQQTKMQQDMLKIIQQQQEEQHRQQQRNQQQTVQFMQSMLNQQQQQSQAMLALIERLAPKEKR
- the LOC138058209 gene encoding uncharacterized protein, which translates into the protein MAAFEDFRQLLILYYDANLINDEDFVLLYDMFPSRNPSFPYYEYACFDLNNMSEAECKAEFRFEKKDLPTLAEALQIPPTFKLRQGSIVSGMEGLCILLRRLAYPCRFGDMVPRFGKPVPVLSMVTNHVIDYIYTIHGHRITRWNDALLNPPALDTYARSVHAKGAALQNCFGFVDGTVRPIARPDEHQRMMYNGHKRVHAIKFQSVALPNGLIANLYGPVEGKRHDAGMLAESGLLHDLERHAFSTGGQPLCIYGDPAYPLRVHLQGPFQGAALTPQMEMFNGSMSSVRVSVEWLFGDILNYFKFLDFKKNLKVGLSNIGKTYVVCALMRNALSCLYGNQTSEFFELDPPSLQEYFR